Proteins found in one Ensifer canadensis genomic segment:
- the pepT gene encoding peptidase T, with translation MGIREDLIGRFFRYVAIESQSNAASAHLPSSPGQLELARVLAEEMRSLGVDDVVVDEHAIVTGVKRGNRPGAARIGFIAHLDTVDVGLSPVIRPQIKRFEGLDLCLNPEKDIWLRVAEHPEIRGWQGGDIILSDGTSVLGADNKAAVAVIMTLLAKLELSQPHGDIVVAFVPDEEIGLRGAKALDLRRFPCDFAYTIDCCELGEVVVENFNAASGEIVFTGVSAHPMSAKGVLVNPLLMALDFISHFDRNETPECTEKRKGYFWFKDLVANDSEARLKVMIRDFDKAAFEQRKRRIGEVAERIASQYPSGSVQYSVADTYHNIGDYLHGDNRSAELLFSALDRLGIEKKLTPMRGGTDGAALSARGLPTPNFFTGAYNFHSRFEFLPVPAFEKSYETARMLCVLAAEHDSDCQRA, from the coding sequence ATGGGCATTCGCGAGGACCTTATCGGCCGGTTTTTCCGCTACGTTGCGATTGAGAGCCAGAGTAATGCCGCTTCAGCGCATCTACCCTCTTCTCCGGGTCAACTCGAACTCGCGAGGGTGCTGGCGGAGGAGATGCGCAGCCTCGGCGTTGATGATGTTGTAGTCGATGAGCATGCCATCGTGACGGGTGTAAAGCGGGGCAACAGGCCGGGCGCTGCGCGCATCGGATTCATCGCACATCTCGATACGGTCGATGTGGGCCTCTCCCCGGTCATTCGGCCGCAGATCAAACGTTTCGAGGGGCTGGATCTGTGCCTCAACCCGGAGAAAGACATCTGGTTGCGGGTCGCCGAACATCCGGAAATCCGCGGCTGGCAGGGCGGGGACATTATCCTCAGTGACGGAACCAGCGTACTTGGGGCGGACAACAAGGCAGCCGTTGCGGTCATCATGACCCTCCTAGCCAAGCTTGAGCTATCGCAGCCTCACGGCGACATTGTCGTCGCCTTCGTTCCGGATGAGGAGATCGGGCTCCGGGGCGCCAAGGCGCTCGATCTGAGGCGCTTCCCGTGCGACTTCGCCTACACCATCGACTGCTGCGAACTTGGCGAAGTCGTTGTGGAAAATTTCAATGCCGCATCCGGCGAGATCGTCTTTACCGGCGTCAGTGCCCATCCGATGTCGGCAAAGGGTGTGCTGGTCAATCCGCTGCTGATGGCTCTCGACTTCATTTCCCATTTCGACCGTAACGAAACACCTGAATGCACGGAGAAGCGCAAAGGCTATTTCTGGTTCAAGGACCTTGTTGCGAACGACAGCGAGGCACGGCTCAAGGTCATGATCCGTGATTTCGACAAGGCTGCGTTCGAGCAACGGAAGCGGCGTATCGGTGAAGTCGCGGAACGGATCGCGTCGCAATACCCTTCAGGATCGGTGCAATATAGCGTGGCCGATACCTATCACAACATCGGGGACTACCTCCACGGAGACAACCGCTCAGCCGAACTGCTTTTCAGCGCCCTGGATCGGCTTGGAATCGAAAAAAAGCTCACTCCGATGCGTGGAGGGACCGACGGGGCGGCGCTGTCGGCGCGCGGATTGCCCACCCCGAATTTCTTCACCGGCGCTTATAATTTCCATTCGCGCTTCGAGTTCCTGCCTGTTCCCGCGTTCGAAAAATCCTACGAGACGGCGCGCATGCTTTGCGTCCTTGCAGCGGAACACGACAGCGATTGCCAGAGGGCATAG
- a CDS encoding AraC family transcriptional regulator encodes MTAAKVADFLIAEGNDPVELAATLSLPTVKLTARPVNKTGILYKCRFTNAGALSIGLNRYQGQFSITREGASDLCLIFLPRYGNAVFHVGGKEIVSSGRQGVIADCAQYESTLFLGAREHFVIIIDRNTLSNGLSDMLEIPISGSLNFRPEIDLTAGAGVAITRIAATLQAGLVLNDGPLRSAPLALASLTDALTQMILETLPHRFSEELHRPFYPLPRHVKRAIEFMEANLSKPLSIQDIAGGCGVSVRTLHQGFRQFKVTTPIAHLQHLRLEAVHKELRYAEPGQTVAEIALKWGFTHMGRFASDYRKRFGQLPSATLRS; translated from the coding sequence ATGACTGCTGCAAAAGTAGCCGACTTTCTCATTGCCGAGGGGAACGATCCAGTCGAGCTCGCTGCTACGCTTTCGCTCCCAACTGTGAAGTTGACTGCCAGGCCCGTCAACAAAACTGGCATATTGTACAAATGTCGATTTACAAACGCCGGTGCGTTATCCATTGGCCTTAATCGCTACCAAGGACAGTTCTCCATAACACGAGAGGGCGCGAGCGACCTTTGCCTGATTTTCCTTCCACGGTACGGCAACGCTGTCTTCCATGTGGGTGGCAAAGAAATTGTTAGCTCGGGGCGACAGGGGGTTATTGCTGACTGTGCGCAGTACGAGAGCACTTTATTTCTAGGGGCTCGAGAACATTTCGTCATCATCATTGACCGAAATACCCTAAGCAACGGGCTGAGCGATATGCTTGAGATACCGATTTCCGGAAGCCTCAATTTCCGGCCGGAAATCGATTTGACGGCGGGAGCGGGTGTCGCGATTACGCGTATAGCGGCCACACTTCAAGCGGGGTTGGTTTTAAACGACGGGCCTTTGCGTAGCGCGCCGCTCGCACTTGCCAGCTTAACTGACGCGCTGACCCAGATGATCCTTGAGACCTTACCTCATCGCTTTTCCGAGGAATTACACCGTCCCTTTTACCCGTTGCCGCGACATGTGAAGAGGGCAATTGAGTTCATGGAAGCAAACCTCTCAAAACCTTTGAGCATTCAGGACATCGCCGGGGGCTGTGGTGTCAGCGTGCGGACATTGCACCAGGGTTTCCGACAGTTCAAGGTAACAACACCGATAGCCCATCTCCAGCATCTGAGGCTTGAGGCTGTACACAAGGAGCTTCGTTACGCGGAGCCCGGCCAGACCGTCGCTGAAATTGCACTAAAATGGGGTTTTACACATATGGGCCGATTTGCATCAGACTATCGCAAGCGCTTCGGGCAACTCCCATCCGCAACATTGCGCTCCTAA
- a CDS encoding ABC transporter permease: MKAHILRALNRRPQWPMPDVSKILLVAYILFAIAAPAIAPQNPYDPLQIYGWEASSPPGTWGSGGYLYLLGTDGLGRDIVSCILYGLRISLVVSVTSAAIAALIGLTAGVSAAYFGKWADVAIMRLVDLQLSLPTILVALIAIVTLGPGIDRIILALIIAQWASYARLARSVALSETNKSYMDAARLMRLPTSRIIFRHLLPNSIAPAVTLIPIEVGHAIALEATLSFLGLGVPIDKPSLGSTVANGFQYLLTGQYWISLFPGLALFGLIASINLVGEDVRLRLDPRSRPA, from the coding sequence ATGAAAGCTCATATTCTCCGGGCGTTGAACCGGCGTCCTCAATGGCCGATGCCAGATGTGTCCAAGATCCTACTTGTAGCCTATATCCTGTTTGCTATCGCCGCACCGGCGATTGCGCCGCAAAACCCCTACGACCCCCTGCAAATCTACGGATGGGAGGCGTCTTCTCCTCCGGGCACGTGGGGGAGCGGTGGCTATCTTTACTTGCTTGGAACGGATGGGCTCGGCAGGGATATCGTCAGCTGTATCCTCTACGGCTTGCGGATCAGCTTGGTGGTGTCTGTCACAAGCGCTGCGATCGCCGCCCTGATCGGGCTGACGGCCGGCGTCAGCGCCGCCTATTTCGGCAAGTGGGCGGACGTCGCCATCATGCGGCTCGTTGATCTTCAGCTCAGCCTACCGACGATCCTGGTCGCCCTGATCGCGATCGTCACGCTTGGCCCCGGCATAGACCGGATCATTCTGGCGCTGATCATCGCCCAGTGGGCAAGCTATGCCCGGTTGGCGCGCAGCGTGGCGCTCAGCGAGACCAACAAGTCCTACATGGACGCGGCCCGGCTGATGCGGTTGCCGACATCCAGGATCATCTTTCGTCACCTGCTTCCGAACAGCATCGCGCCGGCGGTGACCTTGATCCCGATCGAAGTCGGCCATGCGATCGCGCTGGAAGCGACCCTGTCCTTTCTTGGCCTCGGTGTTCCAATCGACAAGCCTTCCCTGGGCTCCACAGTCGCAAATGGCTTCCAATACCTTCTGACCGGCCAGTACTGGATCAGCCTTTTTCCCGGGCTGGCCCTCTTCGGTCTGATCGCAAGCATCAACCTCGTCGGTGAAGACGTTCGTCTTCGACTCGACCCAAGGAGCCGTCCGGCATGA
- a CDS encoding helix-turn-helix domain-containing protein → MNIRETFALNLRTLRNAKGLSQEELALRANVHRTYVSSLERCVYSPTIDMVDGLAQILGVEAFEMLVSKRNSGEKKTAKSGSESSSAV, encoded by the coding sequence ATGAATATTCGAGAGACCTTCGCGCTGAATCTGAGGACCCTGCGAAACGCCAAGGGGCTTTCGCAGGAGGAACTCGCGCTCCGCGCAAACGTCCACCGCACCTATGTCAGCTCTCTCGAACGGTGTGTCTATAGCCCGACGATCGATATGGTCGACGGCCTCGCCCAAATCCTTGGTGTAGAAGCGTTCGAAATGCTGGTTTCAAAGCGCAATTCGGGTGAAAAGAAGACGGCCAAGTCCGGTTCCGAATCATCCTCCGCCGTGTGA
- a CDS encoding LysR substrate-binding domain-containing protein, giving the protein MNLSGLTLRDLEYVVTVAELGSFVKAAERCGVSQPSLSVQVSKLEARLGRPIFERTTRRLIVTPDGLQFVDQMRKIILEARTLLNLSRRSSEPFGGALRLSAIATLGPYYFPHVLQNLRTQYPDLSLILGEGTTDDLVALLLLGELDAVLMSAPVSEPTLIEMPLFREPFVMACPTGHSAATPNGTGWVGLQPRERLLLEEGHCLRDQAIAACAEIDVKSRHATSLETLKYMVAAGEGCTLLPALAATQTNGLQYVPLPASDYSRTIVLVWRRSDPRTDEFNSLARHLQEFRHPAIRLCAGPIG; this is encoded by the coding sequence ATGAACCTTTCAGGCCTTACACTTCGTGACTTGGAATATGTCGTCACTGTTGCGGAGCTCGGCAGCTTTGTGAAGGCAGCCGAACGATGCGGCGTTTCCCAACCGTCGCTATCTGTCCAGGTCAGCAAACTCGAAGCGCGGCTAGGGAGACCGATTTTCGAGCGAACTACCAGACGGCTGATCGTTACGCCGGACGGCCTGCAATTCGTCGATCAAATGCGTAAGATTATCCTTGAGGCTCGCACGCTGCTCAACCTCTCTCGGCGCTCGTCGGAGCCATTTGGCGGCGCGCTCCGGCTGTCTGCGATAGCGACGCTCGGACCTTATTACTTTCCTCATGTTCTGCAGAACCTACGCACTCAATATCCAGATCTATCGCTAATTCTCGGCGAGGGCACGACAGATGATCTAGTAGCGTTGTTGCTTCTAGGTGAACTTGACGCCGTCCTCATGTCGGCGCCGGTCAGTGAACCGACCCTGATCGAGATGCCGTTGTTCCGCGAGCCTTTTGTCATGGCGTGCCCAACCGGACATTCCGCCGCCACTCCCAATGGAACAGGATGGGTCGGCTTGCAGCCTCGCGAGCGGTTGTTGCTTGAGGAAGGACATTGCCTCCGCGATCAGGCAATTGCCGCATGCGCCGAGATCGACGTGAAAAGCCGACATGCGACCAGCCTCGAGACCCTGAAATATATGGTCGCAGCCGGCGAGGGATGCACGTTGTTACCGGCGTTGGCCGCGACCCAAACCAACGGATTGCAATATGTACCGTTGCCCGCGTCAGACTATTCTCGAACCATTGTGCTTGTTTGGCGGCGATCGGATCCGCGCACCGATGAATTTAACAGCCTTGCACGGCATCTCCAAGAATTCCGGCACCCGGCGATCAGGCTCTGCGCTGGTCCGATCGGATAA
- the hemC gene encoding hydroxymethylbilane synthase, translating into MVELRIGCRKSRLATIQTEQAGAYICSRSPGVSFRLVGFETSGDRIAGSLARAGGKGHFVREVEAALVSDAANLAIHCLKDMPGNEIESDELIIAGFLPREDPADVFISTRYASIADLPPGARVGTSSPRRAALLRAMRPDLEIDGEFRGSIDTRIQKVRDGQVDATLLAAAGLNRVGETVFNGHRLTPETFLPAIGQGTLALQCLAHDTEVRAICEAANDPDAQYAAVAERTCLRLLDGDCHSAIAGLCARADGRWRFSASVYQLDGTNSVAVALDVLDNEPAQAFGGRMAEALLNAGAALFLPTRGASDR; encoded by the coding sequence ATGGTCGAATTACGTATTGGTTGCCGAAAAAGCCGTCTAGCCACCATACAAACTGAGCAGGCTGGGGCTTATATCTGCTCGCGCTCGCCGGGCGTTAGCTTCAGACTGGTCGGCTTCGAAACGAGCGGTGACCGTATCGCCGGTAGCTTGGCGCGCGCCGGCGGCAAGGGGCACTTCGTCCGCGAGGTCGAAGCAGCTTTGGTGTCGGACGCGGCCAATTTGGCGATTCATTGTCTCAAGGACATGCCGGGCAATGAGATAGAGAGTGACGAATTGATAATCGCCGGCTTCCTGCCACGCGAGGATCCAGCGGATGTCTTCATCTCAACTCGGTACGCCTCCATCGCCGACCTTCCTCCTGGGGCTCGGGTTGGGACATCTTCGCCGCGCCGCGCCGCACTGTTGCGCGCGATGCGCCCCGATCTGGAGATCGACGGCGAGTTCCGGGGCAGTATCGATACTCGCATCCAGAAGGTTCGCGACGGTCAGGTCGATGCGACCCTACTGGCTGCGGCTGGTTTGAACCGGGTAGGGGAGACAGTGTTCAATGGTCACCGCCTTACCCCGGAAACTTTCCTTCCTGCCATCGGCCAGGGTACCTTGGCTTTGCAATGTCTTGCGCATGACACGGAGGTACGCGCCATCTGCGAAGCGGCTAACGACCCCGACGCGCAATACGCAGCCGTCGCCGAACGCACCTGCTTAAGGCTCTTGGACGGAGATTGTCACTCGGCGATCGCTGGACTTTGCGCCAGGGCCGACGGGAGGTGGCGGTTCTCGGCGTCGGTCTATCAGTTGGACGGCACTAACAGCGTCGCCGTGGCGCTAGACGTTCTTGACAACGAACCGGCCCAGGCCTTTGGCGGGCGGATGGCGGAAGCCTTGCTGAACGCTGGTGCCGCACTCTTCTTACCAACGCGTGGAGCGAGCGACAGATGA
- the traR gene encoding autoinducer-binding transcriptional regulator TraR, giving the protein MQHWLDKLTDLAAIEADQDHIEEALSGLTDQIGFVGYAYLNVQPGHVLAITNYHPEWRSLYFERNYSGLDPVVKRAKSFKKLFTWAGEQEGPRLPKPERAFYSQAADFGIRSGITIPVRTANGAMSMFTLASEKPTIELDREIDAVDAATAVAQLHARIAFMQARPTAESPAHLDPKEAAYLKWMAVGKTMEEAAALEGVKYNSVRVKLAETKKRFDVHTTTHLTALAIRRKLI; this is encoded by the coding sequence ATGCAGCATTGGCTGGATAAGCTAACTGACCTCGCCGCAATTGAGGCCGATCAGGATCACATCGAGGAAGCCCTCTCCGGTCTAACGGATCAGATCGGTTTTGTCGGCTACGCCTACCTCAACGTCCAGCCAGGCCATGTGCTGGCAATCACGAACTACCATCCAGAATGGCGATCCCTTTACTTTGAACGAAATTATTCTGGACTAGATCCGGTGGTGAAGCGTGCTAAGTCATTTAAAAAGCTCTTCACTTGGGCAGGTGAACAGGAGGGGCCGCGCCTCCCCAAACCAGAGCGCGCCTTTTATTCACAGGCTGCAGATTTCGGAATCCGTTCGGGCATTACCATTCCAGTCAGAACCGCAAACGGCGCAATGTCTATGTTCACCTTGGCTTCTGAGAAGCCGACGATCGAACTCGACCGAGAGATCGATGCGGTCGATGCCGCAACCGCCGTCGCTCAACTTCACGCCCGTATCGCCTTCATGCAAGCAAGGCCGACTGCCGAGAGCCCGGCCCACCTCGATCCCAAGGAAGCCGCTTATCTCAAATGGATGGCGGTCGGCAAAACCATGGAAGAGGCGGCGGCTCTCGAAGGGGTGAAATACAATAGCGTGCGGGTCAAGCTTGCCGAGACGAAGAAGCGGTTCGACGTCCACACGACAACGCACCTGACCGCTCTGGCGATACGTAGAAAGCTGATTTGA
- a CDS encoding CapA family protein, with the protein MKDRFTLAVTGQSLIKHDIRAIRAIRAPAFQEVQALLHRADLSFTNFEGTILGSHGGWPLKGSFFGCSDPVVLDALQATGFRALSLSNNHAFDLGPSGVLSTLEEVEKRGFLHAGLGRNQFEAAQAGTGTVSGRRVAMVAMDGGPGPDFMYAANADIGRPERPGVNRLRLSQVIKVDDAAFGQLCSIRDNVGYTPIDLANDSQPDDRPLVDPQDEIAIARAIFKRSNSFGRSVKVDDHDVARNLAAISSAAGDGFLVIAYLHHHHWASDWYQVPDWVGAVARRCIDAGAAMFVSHGAPVLQPMEIYRRRPIFYSLGNFIFHVRSEKSTWLAPEVWESVVGVCSYGQDNDLIDIRFYPVVIGGEDGLKDRLLESRLVPHLATGGGATRILRRFREQSANLGVQIELEGGIGIFRI; encoded by the coding sequence ATGAAAGACAGGTTCACATTGGCCGTTACGGGCCAGTCGCTCATAAAGCACGACATCCGCGCTATCCGCGCTATCCGCGCTCCGGCGTTTCAGGAAGTTCAGGCTCTGCTTCACCGGGCGGATCTTTCGTTCACCAATTTCGAGGGAACGATCCTTGGGAGCCATGGTGGCTGGCCGCTCAAGGGATCATTCTTCGGCTGTAGCGATCCCGTCGTCCTGGATGCGCTTCAGGCGACCGGGTTTCGGGCACTTTCGCTCTCGAACAATCATGCCTTCGATCTTGGCCCCTCCGGCGTACTGTCGACCTTGGAGGAAGTGGAGAAACGAGGCTTCCTCCATGCGGGTCTCGGCCGCAACCAATTTGAGGCTGCGCAGGCCGGCACTGGAACGGTCAGTGGGCGGCGTGTCGCCATGGTCGCGATGGATGGCGGTCCAGGCCCCGATTTCATGTATGCAGCGAATGCAGACATCGGCCGGCCTGAACGCCCCGGCGTGAACCGGCTGCGTCTGTCGCAGGTCATCAAGGTCGATGACGCAGCCTTCGGGCAGCTTTGCTCCATTCGCGACAATGTCGGCTACACGCCGATCGACCTCGCCAATGACAGCCAGCCGGACGATCGGCCGCTTGTCGATCCGCAGGACGAGATCGCGATCGCGCGGGCTATCTTCAAACGATCAAACAGCTTCGGCAGGAGCGTCAAAGTCGATGATCACGACGTTGCCAGGAACCTAGCGGCGATTTCTTCTGCAGCCGGGGATGGCTTCCTCGTCATAGCCTATCTGCACCACCACCACTGGGCTTCCGACTGGTACCAGGTGCCGGACTGGGTCGGCGCCGTTGCAAGACGGTGTATCGATGCGGGTGCGGCGATGTTCGTCAGCCACGGCGCTCCGGTGCTTCAACCCATGGAAATCTATCGCCGCCGCCCGATTTTCTACAGCCTGGGGAATTTCATCTTCCATGTCAGGTCGGAAAAATCGACGTGGCTGGCACCGGAGGTATGGGAGAGTGTTGTCGGTGTGTGCTCTTACGGGCAGGATAACGATCTGATCGACATCAGATTCTATCCCGTCGTGATCGGCGGAGAGGACGGATTGAAGGATCGCCTGCTCGAAAGCCGGCTGGTTCCACATCTTGCAACAGGAGGAGGTGCGACGAGAATCCTGCGGCGATTTAGAGAGCAGTCCGCAAATCTGGGCGTGCAGATCGAACTGGAAGGCGGGATCGGTATTTTTCGCATCTAA
- a CDS encoding transcriptional repressor TraM, producing MGPQDVPPQDKLELRAVIGLTRGLPLADLEALTTGAIRTHRSLVEKADQLFQALPDDYKSGAVAGGAQHLAYIEACIEMHAQMSVVNTLVDIIGYIPKVPES from the coding sequence ATGGGACCTCAAGACGTGCCGCCGCAAGACAAGCTCGAGCTCCGAGCCGTGATTGGGCTCACTCGCGGGCTGCCTCTGGCGGACCTCGAGGCACTCACCACGGGCGCAATCCGTACCCACCGGAGCCTGGTGGAAAAAGCTGACCAGTTGTTTCAGGCATTGCCGGATGACTATAAGTCTGGAGCCGTTGCCGGAGGCGCTCAACATCTTGCCTACATTGAGGCTTGCATTGAAATGCATGCTCAGATGAGCGTCGTGAACACCTTGGTCGACATTATCGGCTATATCCCGAAAGTCCCCGAGAGCTGA
- a CDS encoding dipeptide ABC transporter ATP-binding protein yields MTFETGKTPLLRVKNLGLQHLSESGPVTILQDVGFELGRGEILGIIGESGAGKSTVGNAILGLLSPEFEQTSGTIEFDGKPIDATGEGQGAIRGRRISAIFQDHTASLDPLMSVGAQVEETILAVDSSVSRRDARMRAVELMARVGIPEPQRRYGNYPHQFSGGQRQRAVIAIALAGSPEIIIADEPTSALDATVQKQILKLLRTLVDETGVSIILVTHDMGVVSEITDRVLVMKKGQVVEQDHTATILDAPRNDYTRSLLAAVPRLRISTAVVDAEANGSRTMSSDGGEGDNVLLVAEGVSKTFSSQGFSWGRGRNAAKFALRGACIRLSRGEITGIVGESGSGKTTLGRIIAGLDTASVGRVTIGRNEFDVSKSGRRNGLLGRVQMVFQDPAVSLNPRMTIDETLRESIRFGADMRPGEEPADVGMMMDRLGLSRSLLTRYPHQLSGGQKQRVCIARALLARPEIIIADEPTSALDVSVQADIVKLLKESIAERDMTMIFISHDLAVVQQLCSSVYIFKDGRIEDFGSSDFIFSQSQNPYTRTLIDARPLRFTC; encoded by the coding sequence ATGACTTTCGAAACTGGAAAAACGCCTCTGCTTCGGGTGAAGAACCTCGGTCTTCAACATCTCTCCGAATCCGGACCGGTAACGATCCTGCAAGATGTGGGTTTCGAGCTTGGGCGCGGAGAGATCCTTGGCATCATCGGTGAATCGGGGGCCGGAAAATCGACAGTAGGCAATGCAATCCTCGGCTTGCTTAGTCCTGAGTTTGAGCAGACGTCGGGCACGATCGAATTCGACGGCAAACCGATCGACGCCACGGGAGAGGGGCAGGGCGCTATCCGAGGACGGCGGATCTCCGCCATCTTCCAGGATCATACCGCCTCGCTCGACCCTCTGATGAGCGTCGGCGCACAGGTGGAGGAAACGATCCTCGCCGTCGACAGCTCTGTCTCGAGACGCGACGCTCGCATGCGCGCGGTCGAGCTTATGGCCCGCGTCGGTATTCCGGAGCCGCAGCGTCGGTACGGCAATTATCCACATCAGTTCTCCGGAGGGCAAAGACAACGGGCGGTCATTGCGATCGCACTGGCGGGATCGCCCGAAATTATCATCGCCGACGAGCCGACCTCGGCACTGGATGCCACGGTCCAGAAGCAGATTCTCAAACTCCTTCGAACCCTCGTCGATGAGACGGGCGTCTCCATCATCCTGGTCACCCACGACATGGGCGTGGTTTCCGAAATCACCGACCGGGTTCTCGTCATGAAAAAGGGTCAGGTGGTGGAACAGGATCACACCGCGACCATTCTGGATGCGCCCAGGAACGACTACACGCGCAGTCTGCTTGCCGCGGTCCCGCGCCTGCGGATCTCGACAGCGGTAGTGGACGCGGAAGCTAACGGCAGCCGGACCATGTCCTCCGATGGCGGGGAGGGCGACAACGTGCTTCTCGTTGCAGAGGGTGTTTCGAAAACCTTCTCCTCGCAAGGGTTCTCATGGGGCCGTGGCCGAAACGCGGCAAAGTTTGCGTTGCGGGGCGCATGCATACGGCTGTCGCGCGGCGAGATCACCGGCATTGTCGGGGAGAGTGGAAGCGGAAAGACAACGCTCGGCCGGATCATCGCCGGACTGGACACGGCCTCAGTGGGACGGGTGACGATCGGCCGAAACGAGTTCGATGTTTCAAAAAGTGGCCGCCGCAATGGGCTCCTTGGCCGTGTGCAGATGGTATTTCAGGATCCCGCTGTGTCGCTCAATCCCAGGATGACCATCGACGAGACGTTGCGCGAAAGCATCCGCTTTGGCGCAGATATGCGTCCCGGTGAAGAGCCCGCGGACGTGGGCATGATGATGGATCGGCTTGGTCTATCCCGGAGCCTGCTCACCCGATATCCGCATCAGCTGTCGGGCGGCCAGAAGCAGCGCGTTTGCATTGCGCGGGCGCTGCTGGCGAGGCCTGAGATCATCATTGCAGATGAGCCGACATCAGCGCTCGACGTGTCCGTACAGGCAGACATCGTCAAGCTTCTTAAAGAGAGCATCGCCGAGCGGGACATGACGATGATCTTCATCTCGCACGACCTTGCCGTCGTGCAGCAGCTCTGCAGTTCCGTCTACATCTTCAAGGATGGTCGGATCGAGGACTTCGGATCCTCCGACTTCATCTTCTCGCAATCGCAAAATCCCTACACGCGCACCCTCATCGACGCCCGGCCTCTCCGGTTCACCTGTTGA